A single window of Nicotiana tomentosiformis chromosome 1, ASM39032v3, whole genome shotgun sequence DNA harbors:
- the LOC104105530 gene encoding uncharacterized protein isoform X1: MSANLPIPLNTTSIPAVRDNLFAAVDLGTNSFKLLIVRADPSTGRFLTLDRFKERVLLGLDTTTTTTSATISTASQLRATTALRKFQNLLQSHRVPPSHSRLVATSAVREASNQSQFLNTIHETLGLQVDVLSGLEEARLIYQGILQFHPVHDRTVLTIDIGGGSTEFVIGKEGNILFSISLALGHVTLTQKFPEITEMRENIKGIIRASGLSEKVKHYDINKVIGSSGTIRNIEKAIFHGYASKMEGNVGIFEENRRDWSFTMEELRGLVKRLSEEERRVGGMVQRQSFFKKRSEFIVAGAVLLEEIFKELKIEEMEVSVYALGEGVIAEKLGEVFNHYDPRVNARWRSVVRLATRFNNKQRMKSAALCYSVAKEIFDGLRKWYESGNGSDGFVVCLEDKDLEYLEAACLLHKIGLYVGKKGYHKQSYHIIMNGDHLHGYNDEEVKVWCLPYLLRIRFRLKTDGIFVSFQLIALLVRHHRKKLLKCDHVVLEELTEEMRWKSRILCAILRVSAAIEQLQLVNIDNAEFSHTCEGFKLIIPAFCLLDNNRNSQKLREVLEAGNLPSPDNVLPSVKDFEAELGKELEHFRMVFQERLSIAVTSSTSP, translated from the exons ATGTCGGCCAATCTCCCAATTCCTCTCAACACCACCTCAATTCCCGCCGTCAGAGATAACCTCTTCGCCGCCGTAGACCTCGGCACCAACTCCTTCAAGCTCCTCATAGTTCGCGCCGACCCTTCCACCGGCCGTTTCCTCACCCTCGATCGGTTTAAGGAAAGAGTACTCCTCGGCCTTGATACTACCACCACCACTACCTCCGCCACTATCTCCACTGCCTCCCAGCTACGCGCCACGACAGCACTTCGAAAGTTTCAGAATCTTCTTCAGTCCCATCGCGTTCCTCCCTCCCATTCCCGCCTCGTAGCCACTTCAGCTGTTCGAGAAGCTTCCAATCAATCGCAATTCCTTAACACGATCCATGAAACCCTAGGCCTGCAAGTTGACGTACTCTCCGGTCTCGAAGAGGCCCGCCTTATATACCAAGGTATACTTCAATTTCATCCTGTTCATGACCGTACAGTTCTTACAATTGACATAGGAGGTGGCTCTACCGAGTTCGTAATTGGCAAAGAGGGCAACATTCTGTTCTCCATTTCACTAGCGTTGGGGCATGTCACTTTAACTCAAAAATTTCCTGAAATTACAGAAATGCGGGAAAATATTAAGGGTATAATCCGAGCCTCGGGTTTGAGCGAGAAGGTTAAGCATTACGATATTAATAAAGTGATTGGTTCATCAGGGACGATTAGGAATATTGAAAAGGCTATTTTCCATGGCTATGCAAGTAAGATGGAGGGAAATGTGGGCATATTTGAGGAAAATAGGAGGGATTGGAGTTTTACAATGGAAGAATTGAGGGGATTAGTGAAGAGGTTGAGCGAGGAAGAGAGAAGAGTTGGGGGGATGGTTCAAAGGCAGAGTTTTTTCAAGAAGAGATCAGAATTTATTGTGGCAGGGGCAGTTTTATTGGAGGAGATATTTAAGGAACTTAAGATTGAGGAGATGGAGGTTTCTGTATATGCATTAGGGGAGGGTGTGATTGCAGAGAAGTTAGGGGAAGTTTTTAATCATTATGATCCGAGGGTGAATGCAAGGTGGAGGTCTGTAGTGAGGCTCGCGACAAGGTTTAATAACAAGCAGCGCATGAAATCTGCTGCATTGTGCTATAGTGTTGCGAAG GAGATATTTGATGGTTTGAGAAAATGGTATGAATCAGGCAATGGTTCTGATGGATTCGTTGTATGCTTGGAGGATAAAGATCTTGAGTATCTTGAGGCAGCTTGTTTGCTTCACAAAATCGGTCTTTATGTTGGTAAAAAGGGCTACCATAAGCAGTCTTACCATATTATAATG AATGGTGACCATCTGCATGGTTATAATGATGAAGAGGTTAAGGTATGGTGTCTCCCTTATTTACTCAGAATAAGATTCAGATTGAAAACTGATGGCATTTTCGTCAGCTTCCAGTTAATAGCTTTACTTGTGCGGCACCATAGAAAGAAACTTCTCAAGTGTGATCATGTTGTGCTTGAGGAATTGACAGAAGAG ATGAGATGGAAATCCAGAATTCTTTGTGCAATTCTACGTGTATCTGCTGCAATAGAACAACTTCAGCTGGTCAACATCGACAATGCGGAATTCTCACATACCTGTGAAGGATTTAAATTG ATCATACCAGCTTTTTGCTTGTTAGACAACAATCGCAATTCTCAAAAATTACGCGAG GTGCTTGAAGCAGGAAATTTGCCCTCCCCTGATAATGTGCTGCCATCAGTGAAAGACTTTGAGGCAGAGCTTGGTAAAGAGTTGGAACACTTCAGAATG GTGTTCCAGGAAAGATTGTCAATTGCTGTCACTTCAAGCACTTCACCATAA
- the LOC104105530 gene encoding uncharacterized protein isoform X8 encodes MSANLPIPLNTTSIPAVRDNLFAAVDLGTNSFKLLIVRADPSTGRFLTLDRFKERVLLGLDTTTTTTSATISTASQLRATTALRKFQNLLQSHRVPPSHSRLVATSAVREASNQSQFLNTIHETLGLQVDVLSGLEEARLIYQGILQFHPVHDRTVLTIDIGGGSTEFVIGKEGNILFSISLALGHVTLTQKFPEITEMRENIKGIIRASGLSEKVKHYDINKVIGSSGTIRNIEKAIFHGYASKMEGNVGIFEENRRDWSFTMEELRGLVKRLSEEERRVGGMVQRQSFFKKRSEFIVAGAVLLEEIFKELKIEEMEVSVYALGEGVIAEKLGEVFNHYDPRVNARWRSVVRLATRFNNKQRMKSAALCYSVAKEIFDGLRKWYESGNGSDGFVVCLEDKDLEYLEAACLLHKIGLYVGKKGYHKQSYHIIMMRWKSRILCAILRVSAAIEQLQLVNIDNAEFSHTCEGFKLVLEAGNLPSPDNVLPSVKDFEAELGKELEHFRMVFQERLSIAVTSSTSP; translated from the exons ATGTCGGCCAATCTCCCAATTCCTCTCAACACCACCTCAATTCCCGCCGTCAGAGATAACCTCTTCGCCGCCGTAGACCTCGGCACCAACTCCTTCAAGCTCCTCATAGTTCGCGCCGACCCTTCCACCGGCCGTTTCCTCACCCTCGATCGGTTTAAGGAAAGAGTACTCCTCGGCCTTGATACTACCACCACCACTACCTCCGCCACTATCTCCACTGCCTCCCAGCTACGCGCCACGACAGCACTTCGAAAGTTTCAGAATCTTCTTCAGTCCCATCGCGTTCCTCCCTCCCATTCCCGCCTCGTAGCCACTTCAGCTGTTCGAGAAGCTTCCAATCAATCGCAATTCCTTAACACGATCCATGAAACCCTAGGCCTGCAAGTTGACGTACTCTCCGGTCTCGAAGAGGCCCGCCTTATATACCAAGGTATACTTCAATTTCATCCTGTTCATGACCGTACAGTTCTTACAATTGACATAGGAGGTGGCTCTACCGAGTTCGTAATTGGCAAAGAGGGCAACATTCTGTTCTCCATTTCACTAGCGTTGGGGCATGTCACTTTAACTCAAAAATTTCCTGAAATTACAGAAATGCGGGAAAATATTAAGGGTATAATCCGAGCCTCGGGTTTGAGCGAGAAGGTTAAGCATTACGATATTAATAAAGTGATTGGTTCATCAGGGACGATTAGGAATATTGAAAAGGCTATTTTCCATGGCTATGCAAGTAAGATGGAGGGAAATGTGGGCATATTTGAGGAAAATAGGAGGGATTGGAGTTTTACAATGGAAGAATTGAGGGGATTAGTGAAGAGGTTGAGCGAGGAAGAGAGAAGAGTTGGGGGGATGGTTCAAAGGCAGAGTTTTTTCAAGAAGAGATCAGAATTTATTGTGGCAGGGGCAGTTTTATTGGAGGAGATATTTAAGGAACTTAAGATTGAGGAGATGGAGGTTTCTGTATATGCATTAGGGGAGGGTGTGATTGCAGAGAAGTTAGGGGAAGTTTTTAATCATTATGATCCGAGGGTGAATGCAAGGTGGAGGTCTGTAGTGAGGCTCGCGACAAGGTTTAATAACAAGCAGCGCATGAAATCTGCTGCATTGTGCTATAGTGTTGCGAAG GAGATATTTGATGGTTTGAGAAAATGGTATGAATCAGGCAATGGTTCTGATGGATTCGTTGTATGCTTGGAGGATAAAGATCTTGAGTATCTTGAGGCAGCTTGTTTGCTTCACAAAATCGGTCTTTATGTTGGTAAAAAGGGCTACCATAAGCAGTCTTACCATATTATAATG ATGAGATGGAAATCCAGAATTCTTTGTGCAATTCTACGTGTATCTGCTGCAATAGAACAACTTCAGCTGGTCAACATCGACAATGCGGAATTCTCACATACCTGTGAAGGATTTAAATTG GTGCTTGAAGCAGGAAATTTGCCCTCCCCTGATAATGTGCTGCCATCAGTGAAAGACTTTGAGGCAGAGCTTGGTAAAGAGTTGGAACACTTCAGAATG GTGTTCCAGGAAAGATTGTCAATTGCTGTCACTTCAAGCACTTCACCATAA
- the LOC104105530 gene encoding uncharacterized protein isoform X2 has protein sequence MSANLPIPLNTTSIPAVRDNLFAAVDLGTNSFKLLIVRADPSTGRFLTLDRFKERVLLGLDTTTTTTSATISTASQLRATTALRKFQNLLQSHRVPPSHSRLVATSAVREASNQSQFLNTIHETLGLQVDVLSGLEEARLIYQGILQFHPVHDRTVLTIDIGGGSTEFVIGKEGNILFSISLALGHVTLTQKFPEITEMRENIKGIIRASGLSEKVKHYDINKVIGSSGTIRNIEKAIFHGYASKMEGNVGIFEENRRDWSFTMEELRGLVKRLSEEERRVGGMVQRQSFFKKRSEFIVAGAVLLEEIFKELKIEEMEVSVYALGEGVIAEKLGEVFNHYDPRVNARWRSVVRLATRFNNKQRMKSAALCYSVAKEIFDGLRKWYESGNGSDGFVVCLEDKDLEYLEAACLLHKIGLYVGKKGYHKQSYHIIMNGDHLHGYNDEEVKVWCLPYLLRIRFRLKTDGIFVSFQLIALLVRHHRKKLLKCDHVVLEELTEEMRWKSRILCAILRVSAAIEQLQLVNIDNAEFSHTCEGFKLVLEAGNLPSPDNVLPSVKDFEAELGKELEHFRMVFQERLSIAVTSSTSP, from the exons ATGTCGGCCAATCTCCCAATTCCTCTCAACACCACCTCAATTCCCGCCGTCAGAGATAACCTCTTCGCCGCCGTAGACCTCGGCACCAACTCCTTCAAGCTCCTCATAGTTCGCGCCGACCCTTCCACCGGCCGTTTCCTCACCCTCGATCGGTTTAAGGAAAGAGTACTCCTCGGCCTTGATACTACCACCACCACTACCTCCGCCACTATCTCCACTGCCTCCCAGCTACGCGCCACGACAGCACTTCGAAAGTTTCAGAATCTTCTTCAGTCCCATCGCGTTCCTCCCTCCCATTCCCGCCTCGTAGCCACTTCAGCTGTTCGAGAAGCTTCCAATCAATCGCAATTCCTTAACACGATCCATGAAACCCTAGGCCTGCAAGTTGACGTACTCTCCGGTCTCGAAGAGGCCCGCCTTATATACCAAGGTATACTTCAATTTCATCCTGTTCATGACCGTACAGTTCTTACAATTGACATAGGAGGTGGCTCTACCGAGTTCGTAATTGGCAAAGAGGGCAACATTCTGTTCTCCATTTCACTAGCGTTGGGGCATGTCACTTTAACTCAAAAATTTCCTGAAATTACAGAAATGCGGGAAAATATTAAGGGTATAATCCGAGCCTCGGGTTTGAGCGAGAAGGTTAAGCATTACGATATTAATAAAGTGATTGGTTCATCAGGGACGATTAGGAATATTGAAAAGGCTATTTTCCATGGCTATGCAAGTAAGATGGAGGGAAATGTGGGCATATTTGAGGAAAATAGGAGGGATTGGAGTTTTACAATGGAAGAATTGAGGGGATTAGTGAAGAGGTTGAGCGAGGAAGAGAGAAGAGTTGGGGGGATGGTTCAAAGGCAGAGTTTTTTCAAGAAGAGATCAGAATTTATTGTGGCAGGGGCAGTTTTATTGGAGGAGATATTTAAGGAACTTAAGATTGAGGAGATGGAGGTTTCTGTATATGCATTAGGGGAGGGTGTGATTGCAGAGAAGTTAGGGGAAGTTTTTAATCATTATGATCCGAGGGTGAATGCAAGGTGGAGGTCTGTAGTGAGGCTCGCGACAAGGTTTAATAACAAGCAGCGCATGAAATCTGCTGCATTGTGCTATAGTGTTGCGAAG GAGATATTTGATGGTTTGAGAAAATGGTATGAATCAGGCAATGGTTCTGATGGATTCGTTGTATGCTTGGAGGATAAAGATCTTGAGTATCTTGAGGCAGCTTGTTTGCTTCACAAAATCGGTCTTTATGTTGGTAAAAAGGGCTACCATAAGCAGTCTTACCATATTATAATG AATGGTGACCATCTGCATGGTTATAATGATGAAGAGGTTAAGGTATGGTGTCTCCCTTATTTACTCAGAATAAGATTCAGATTGAAAACTGATGGCATTTTCGTCAGCTTCCAGTTAATAGCTTTACTTGTGCGGCACCATAGAAAGAAACTTCTCAAGTGTGATCATGTTGTGCTTGAGGAATTGACAGAAGAG ATGAGATGGAAATCCAGAATTCTTTGTGCAATTCTACGTGTATCTGCTGCAATAGAACAACTTCAGCTGGTCAACATCGACAATGCGGAATTCTCACATACCTGTGAAGGATTTAAATTG GTGCTTGAAGCAGGAAATTTGCCCTCCCCTGATAATGTGCTGCCATCAGTGAAAGACTTTGAGGCAGAGCTTGGTAAAGAGTTGGAACACTTCAGAATG GTGTTCCAGGAAAGATTGTCAATTGCTGTCACTTCAAGCACTTCACCATAA
- the LOC104105530 gene encoding uncharacterized protein isoform X6 has protein sequence MSANLPIPLNTTSIPAVRDNLFAAVDLGTNSFKLLIVRADPSTGRFLTLDRFKERVLLGLDTTTTTTSATISTASQLRATTALRKFQNLLQSHRVPPSHSRLVATSAVREASNQSQFLNTIHETLGLQVDVLSGLEEARLIYQGILQFHPVHDRTVLTIDIGGGSTEFVIGKEGNILFSISLALGHVTLTQKFPEITEMRENIKGIIRASGLSEKVKHYDINKVIGSSGTIRNIEKAIFHGYASKMEGNVGIFEENRRDWSFTMEELRGLVKRLSEEERRVGGMVQRQSFFKKRSEFIVAGAVLLEEIFKELKIEEMEVSVYALGEGVIAEKLGEVFNHYDPRVNARWRSVVRLATRFNNKQRMKSAALCYSVAKEIFDGLRKWYESGNGSDGFVVCLEDKDLEYLEAACLLHKIGLYVGKKGYHKQSYHIIMMRWKSRILCAILRVSAAIEQLQLVNIDNAEFSHTCEGFKLIIPAFCLLDNNRNSQKLREVLEAGNLPSPDNVLPSVKDFEAELGKELEHFRMVFQERLSIAVTSSTSP, from the exons ATGTCGGCCAATCTCCCAATTCCTCTCAACACCACCTCAATTCCCGCCGTCAGAGATAACCTCTTCGCCGCCGTAGACCTCGGCACCAACTCCTTCAAGCTCCTCATAGTTCGCGCCGACCCTTCCACCGGCCGTTTCCTCACCCTCGATCGGTTTAAGGAAAGAGTACTCCTCGGCCTTGATACTACCACCACCACTACCTCCGCCACTATCTCCACTGCCTCCCAGCTACGCGCCACGACAGCACTTCGAAAGTTTCAGAATCTTCTTCAGTCCCATCGCGTTCCTCCCTCCCATTCCCGCCTCGTAGCCACTTCAGCTGTTCGAGAAGCTTCCAATCAATCGCAATTCCTTAACACGATCCATGAAACCCTAGGCCTGCAAGTTGACGTACTCTCCGGTCTCGAAGAGGCCCGCCTTATATACCAAGGTATACTTCAATTTCATCCTGTTCATGACCGTACAGTTCTTACAATTGACATAGGAGGTGGCTCTACCGAGTTCGTAATTGGCAAAGAGGGCAACATTCTGTTCTCCATTTCACTAGCGTTGGGGCATGTCACTTTAACTCAAAAATTTCCTGAAATTACAGAAATGCGGGAAAATATTAAGGGTATAATCCGAGCCTCGGGTTTGAGCGAGAAGGTTAAGCATTACGATATTAATAAAGTGATTGGTTCATCAGGGACGATTAGGAATATTGAAAAGGCTATTTTCCATGGCTATGCAAGTAAGATGGAGGGAAATGTGGGCATATTTGAGGAAAATAGGAGGGATTGGAGTTTTACAATGGAAGAATTGAGGGGATTAGTGAAGAGGTTGAGCGAGGAAGAGAGAAGAGTTGGGGGGATGGTTCAAAGGCAGAGTTTTTTCAAGAAGAGATCAGAATTTATTGTGGCAGGGGCAGTTTTATTGGAGGAGATATTTAAGGAACTTAAGATTGAGGAGATGGAGGTTTCTGTATATGCATTAGGGGAGGGTGTGATTGCAGAGAAGTTAGGGGAAGTTTTTAATCATTATGATCCGAGGGTGAATGCAAGGTGGAGGTCTGTAGTGAGGCTCGCGACAAGGTTTAATAACAAGCAGCGCATGAAATCTGCTGCATTGTGCTATAGTGTTGCGAAG GAGATATTTGATGGTTTGAGAAAATGGTATGAATCAGGCAATGGTTCTGATGGATTCGTTGTATGCTTGGAGGATAAAGATCTTGAGTATCTTGAGGCAGCTTGTTTGCTTCACAAAATCGGTCTTTATGTTGGTAAAAAGGGCTACCATAAGCAGTCTTACCATATTATAATG ATGAGATGGAAATCCAGAATTCTTTGTGCAATTCTACGTGTATCTGCTGCAATAGAACAACTTCAGCTGGTCAACATCGACAATGCGGAATTCTCACATACCTGTGAAGGATTTAAATTG ATCATACCAGCTTTTTGCTTGTTAGACAACAATCGCAATTCTCAAAAATTACGCGAG GTGCTTGAAGCAGGAAATTTGCCCTCCCCTGATAATGTGCTGCCATCAGTGAAAGACTTTGAGGCAGAGCTTGGTAAAGAGTTGGAACACTTCAGAATG GTGTTCCAGGAAAGATTGTCAATTGCTGTCACTTCAAGCACTTCACCATAA
- the LOC104105530 gene encoding uncharacterized protein isoform X5, whose translation MSANLPIPLNTTSIPAVRDNLFAAVDLGTNSFKLLIVRADPSTGRFLTLDRFKERVLLGLDTTTTTTSATISTASQLRATTALRKFQNLLQSHRVPPSHSRLVATSAVREASNQSQFLNTIHETLGLQVDVLSGLEEARLIYQGILQFHPVHDRTVLTIDIGGGSTEFVIGKEGNILFSISLALGHVTLTQKFPEITEMRENIKGIIRASGLSEKVKHYDINKVIGSSGTIRNIEKAIFHGYASKMEGNVGIFEENRRDWSFTMEELRGLVKRLSEEERRVGGMVQRQSFFKKRSEFIVAGAVLLEEIFKELKIEEMEVSVYALGEGVIAEKLGEVFNHYDPRVNARWRSVVRLATRFNNKQRMKSAALCYSVAKEIFDGLRKWYESGNGSDGFVVCLEDKDLEYLEAACLLHKIGLYVGKKGYHKQSYHIIMNGDHLHGYNDEEVKVWCLPYLLRIRFRLKTDGIFVSFQLIALLVRHHRKKLLKCDHVVLEELTEEVLEAGNLPSPDNVLPSVKDFEAELGKELEHFRMVFQERLSIAVTSSTSP comes from the exons ATGTCGGCCAATCTCCCAATTCCTCTCAACACCACCTCAATTCCCGCCGTCAGAGATAACCTCTTCGCCGCCGTAGACCTCGGCACCAACTCCTTCAAGCTCCTCATAGTTCGCGCCGACCCTTCCACCGGCCGTTTCCTCACCCTCGATCGGTTTAAGGAAAGAGTACTCCTCGGCCTTGATACTACCACCACCACTACCTCCGCCACTATCTCCACTGCCTCCCAGCTACGCGCCACGACAGCACTTCGAAAGTTTCAGAATCTTCTTCAGTCCCATCGCGTTCCTCCCTCCCATTCCCGCCTCGTAGCCACTTCAGCTGTTCGAGAAGCTTCCAATCAATCGCAATTCCTTAACACGATCCATGAAACCCTAGGCCTGCAAGTTGACGTACTCTCCGGTCTCGAAGAGGCCCGCCTTATATACCAAGGTATACTTCAATTTCATCCTGTTCATGACCGTACAGTTCTTACAATTGACATAGGAGGTGGCTCTACCGAGTTCGTAATTGGCAAAGAGGGCAACATTCTGTTCTCCATTTCACTAGCGTTGGGGCATGTCACTTTAACTCAAAAATTTCCTGAAATTACAGAAATGCGGGAAAATATTAAGGGTATAATCCGAGCCTCGGGTTTGAGCGAGAAGGTTAAGCATTACGATATTAATAAAGTGATTGGTTCATCAGGGACGATTAGGAATATTGAAAAGGCTATTTTCCATGGCTATGCAAGTAAGATGGAGGGAAATGTGGGCATATTTGAGGAAAATAGGAGGGATTGGAGTTTTACAATGGAAGAATTGAGGGGATTAGTGAAGAGGTTGAGCGAGGAAGAGAGAAGAGTTGGGGGGATGGTTCAAAGGCAGAGTTTTTTCAAGAAGAGATCAGAATTTATTGTGGCAGGGGCAGTTTTATTGGAGGAGATATTTAAGGAACTTAAGATTGAGGAGATGGAGGTTTCTGTATATGCATTAGGGGAGGGTGTGATTGCAGAGAAGTTAGGGGAAGTTTTTAATCATTATGATCCGAGGGTGAATGCAAGGTGGAGGTCTGTAGTGAGGCTCGCGACAAGGTTTAATAACAAGCAGCGCATGAAATCTGCTGCATTGTGCTATAGTGTTGCGAAG GAGATATTTGATGGTTTGAGAAAATGGTATGAATCAGGCAATGGTTCTGATGGATTCGTTGTATGCTTGGAGGATAAAGATCTTGAGTATCTTGAGGCAGCTTGTTTGCTTCACAAAATCGGTCTTTATGTTGGTAAAAAGGGCTACCATAAGCAGTCTTACCATATTATAATG AATGGTGACCATCTGCATGGTTATAATGATGAAGAGGTTAAGGTATGGTGTCTCCCTTATTTACTCAGAATAAGATTCAGATTGAAAACTGATGGCATTTTCGTCAGCTTCCAGTTAATAGCTTTACTTGTGCGGCACCATAGAAAGAAACTTCTCAAGTGTGATCATGTTGTGCTTGAGGAATTGACAGAAGAG GTGCTTGAAGCAGGAAATTTGCCCTCCCCTGATAATGTGCTGCCATCAGTGAAAGACTTTGAGGCAGAGCTTGGTAAAGAGTTGGAACACTTCAGAATG GTGTTCCAGGAAAGATTGTCAATTGCTGTCACTTCAAGCACTTCACCATAA
- the LOC104105530 gene encoding uncharacterized protein isoform X3, with protein sequence MSANLPIPLNTTSIPAVRDNLFAAVDLGTNSFKLLIVRADPSTGRFLTLDRFKERVLLGLDTTTTTTSATISTASQLRATTALRKFQNLLQSHRVPPSHSRLVATSAVREASNQSQFLNTIHETLGLQVDVLSGLEEARLIYQGILQFHPVHDRTVLTIDIGGGSTEFVIGKEGNILFSISLALGHVTLTQKFPEITEMRENIKGIIRASGLSEKVKHYDINKVIGSSGTIRNIEKAIFHGYASKMEGNVGIFEENRRDWSFTMEELRGLVKRLSEEERRVGGMVQRQSFFKKRSEFIVAGAVLLEEIFKELKIEEMEVSVYALGEGVIAEKLGEVFNHYDPRVNARWRSVVRLATRFNNKQRMKSAALCYSVAKEIFDGLRKWYESGNGSDGFVVCLEDKDLEYLEAACLLHKIGLYVGKKGYHKQSYHIIMNGDHLHGYNDEEVKLIALLVRHHRKKLLKCDHVVLEELTEEMRWKSRILCAILRVSAAIEQLQLVNIDNAEFSHTCEGFKLIIPAFCLLDNNRNSQKLREVLEAGNLPSPDNVLPSVKDFEAELGKELEHFRMVFQERLSIAVTSSTSP encoded by the exons ATGTCGGCCAATCTCCCAATTCCTCTCAACACCACCTCAATTCCCGCCGTCAGAGATAACCTCTTCGCCGCCGTAGACCTCGGCACCAACTCCTTCAAGCTCCTCATAGTTCGCGCCGACCCTTCCACCGGCCGTTTCCTCACCCTCGATCGGTTTAAGGAAAGAGTACTCCTCGGCCTTGATACTACCACCACCACTACCTCCGCCACTATCTCCACTGCCTCCCAGCTACGCGCCACGACAGCACTTCGAAAGTTTCAGAATCTTCTTCAGTCCCATCGCGTTCCTCCCTCCCATTCCCGCCTCGTAGCCACTTCAGCTGTTCGAGAAGCTTCCAATCAATCGCAATTCCTTAACACGATCCATGAAACCCTAGGCCTGCAAGTTGACGTACTCTCCGGTCTCGAAGAGGCCCGCCTTATATACCAAGGTATACTTCAATTTCATCCTGTTCATGACCGTACAGTTCTTACAATTGACATAGGAGGTGGCTCTACCGAGTTCGTAATTGGCAAAGAGGGCAACATTCTGTTCTCCATTTCACTAGCGTTGGGGCATGTCACTTTAACTCAAAAATTTCCTGAAATTACAGAAATGCGGGAAAATATTAAGGGTATAATCCGAGCCTCGGGTTTGAGCGAGAAGGTTAAGCATTACGATATTAATAAAGTGATTGGTTCATCAGGGACGATTAGGAATATTGAAAAGGCTATTTTCCATGGCTATGCAAGTAAGATGGAGGGAAATGTGGGCATATTTGAGGAAAATAGGAGGGATTGGAGTTTTACAATGGAAGAATTGAGGGGATTAGTGAAGAGGTTGAGCGAGGAAGAGAGAAGAGTTGGGGGGATGGTTCAAAGGCAGAGTTTTTTCAAGAAGAGATCAGAATTTATTGTGGCAGGGGCAGTTTTATTGGAGGAGATATTTAAGGAACTTAAGATTGAGGAGATGGAGGTTTCTGTATATGCATTAGGGGAGGGTGTGATTGCAGAGAAGTTAGGGGAAGTTTTTAATCATTATGATCCGAGGGTGAATGCAAGGTGGAGGTCTGTAGTGAGGCTCGCGACAAGGTTTAATAACAAGCAGCGCATGAAATCTGCTGCATTGTGCTATAGTGTTGCGAAG GAGATATTTGATGGTTTGAGAAAATGGTATGAATCAGGCAATGGTTCTGATGGATTCGTTGTATGCTTGGAGGATAAAGATCTTGAGTATCTTGAGGCAGCTTGTTTGCTTCACAAAATCGGTCTTTATGTTGGTAAAAAGGGCTACCATAAGCAGTCTTACCATATTATAATG AATGGTGACCATCTGCATGGTTATAATGATGAAGAGGTTAAG TTAATAGCTTTACTTGTGCGGCACCATAGAAAGAAACTTCTCAAGTGTGATCATGTTGTGCTTGAGGAATTGACAGAAGAG ATGAGATGGAAATCCAGAATTCTTTGTGCAATTCTACGTGTATCTGCTGCAATAGAACAACTTCAGCTGGTCAACATCGACAATGCGGAATTCTCACATACCTGTGAAGGATTTAAATTG ATCATACCAGCTTTTTGCTTGTTAGACAACAATCGCAATTCTCAAAAATTACGCGAG GTGCTTGAAGCAGGAAATTTGCCCTCCCCTGATAATGTGCTGCCATCAGTGAAAGACTTTGAGGCAGAGCTTGGTAAAGAGTTGGAACACTTCAGAATG GTGTTCCAGGAAAGATTGTCAATTGCTGTCACTTCAAGCACTTCACCATAA